The DNA window GTAATATTCCTctctttattttgaatattctcTTTTTGCAGATAATCTAATCGCCGACGAATTCTCCGCCGAGCTCACAGACGGCGTTGCTTATGTGGCCGGCCACGACCAAGACTCCCGCCCCATCctggtatttttattattatcttctaatttaaaaaatgatcatatatttataagtaagaaatataGTTTGTAAAGACTAAAATAAAGTCAGGAGCTTATACTTAGTTTTGGTGTAATTTGATTGGCAGATATTCCGGATTAAGCAAGATTATCCGAAGTTACGTTCCCAGAAAATGTGAGTAAAATTAAAACGGAgaaaattatgattaattttgaagaaatatatatatgggttattgattttgtttatatatatatgtatatatatatatgtatatgtataggTTTACTCGTCTGGTGGTGTTTACGCTAGAAGTAGCGATCGGGACCATGCCCAAAAACGTGCACCAAATGATCATTCTGTTTGACGCAAGTAAGTCCCATAAAGTAGTTAATGAATTCAAGAATTGAAAACCAACCCATGTCGGAGCGGCGGCAGTGTCTGAGTTTTGGTCTCAGAAGCTGTCCGGTGTGGGACGGCGGTGTCGCTATCAATAGCCACCGCTTTATGGGGCGGAGGTGGGAAGGGCATTATGGGGAATTGGTCAAGTCCCAGTCCCAGTCCCAGTCCCACTACCACTTTACTTGGAGATTGAACAGCACAAGCAGAAGTCCCCagaattcaacttttttttaaaatcaattttggggtttttaaaaagaaaagaaaaaaaaaaaagaaaaagaaaaagaaatgattggGATAATGGATTAAATGTGTGATAGCGTGGGAAAATTGCAGGCTTTTTCAGGTCGGCGTCGGCTTTTTTGAACTTGTTTCTTCCGACGCTCAAATTGGTGGCGGATTTCTATCCCGGCCGCCTTCATTCCGCCTTTCTCATCGACCCTCCGGCGCTCTTCTCCTATTTATGGAaggtatttattatttttatttatttatttattttggataagTAATTTGTAGTTGATTATTAATGGTGGAGCTGCAGGGTGTTCGTCCGTTCGTTGAGCTATCAACGGTCACGATGATAATATCATCTCTAGACTTTGAAGATTCGTTGGATTTTAGCGACTTTGCGGCTTACCCACGAGCCTCCTCCCTCCGATTCGATCAATCAACGGCCAAGATTGGTTCATCTGCATCCTCACGATTCTCCTTCACCGTATCCCATCATTTCGATTCACTCAAGCCATGGTATCTCAGTCTCACCGACACGTCAGCTTCCAAAGTGGGACCCACAAGTCCTTCTCCACTTGGTCCTGCACTGATTTCTCCACTCAACGCTCGATCTCTGTCGTTTGCATCACCGGCTGCGAGAATGCCACGTGGAGTAATCAACGATGGAAGTAGTTACAGCTCGAGGCTGACGAGGAAAAGTCTGTTTCCGTCGACGCCATTGCCGCCGAAAAGTGCGCCGATGGACGGGAATGGTAAGAAGGTCAATCAACCAAAGACTCCACGGCCGTCGTTCCTTCAATCGCCGGCAGTGTTTTTCCGGCGAGAGTGCCACGTCAGTAAAACGGAGAAGAATCGGGAAGCTTTCCGGCCATTGTTGAAATTCTACAGAAGGCCATACGATGAGATGATTTACAGGTCAAAGATGAGGCCCCCACTTGGCGGATTGATCTCCATCGTCACTCCAAATATCAGACGCCGACACGTGTCAATGTCTCAACGGTTCTGATNaaaaaaaaaaaaaaaaaaaaaaaaaaaaaaaaaaaaaaaaaaatctcttcttTACAACATACGAAATCaaggagaaaaatgaaggTTTTACAATGGACTGTGTTCCTCGAACCACACTCATCAGTAGTACAAATAATGAGCGAGTCACAGTCCGAGTGGCAGCCCGAGTTGGCGTTGAGTTTGAAAGGCTAGACGACAACGTGGTACTTGGGGTGTAAAATGTGGTGAAAACTGTCCTGTTTTTTGAACTTTGTGGTTCTTTTTACAGAGTCTTAGGTTTCTGGGGAATGGGTAGCGTGGTCGACCCGGTGAAATCAAATGTCAAGATCCTCGAAACCTcaaaaaatgaaccaaaaaacaacacaaagtctaactatttgttattaattattatgaaaatttgcGACACTGTGTTGATTGACAAAGAGTATATGTCCTTGGAATCTTCCCCTGTGTTAATACTGAGCTGGGTTTCATTTTTGGTGAAATGGGTACTTGTTAATAAGCAAATCACGAAGATTAAAACAAGAAAGGTTGGATTTTTATGAgtgaaattgagagaaaatgagGTAAGGGAGTGGGAATATGTGTCGGGGTTTATGTCGCAagttgaaagagaaagtcaaaaGGGAGGAGGGAAGTAGGCTTTGGGAATTGAAACAATGGCGGAGCACAGAGATATTGAGAAGGGGGATTGGTTCAGAAACAGAATCAGAACACATGTAGTTTTGGGGAGCGAGCtgggattttattttatcatgtGTTTGTGTCGTATTCGACATGTCGTTTTGGTGAGGGAGGGGGTTCTGTTCTTATGGATCCAAAAGAGATGACGTTGTAAGATCAGTGCCCTTTTGTGTTTGGAATCTAATGGTGAGTACAGAGTGGTGTAGGTGAGAGTTTGGGTTTGGATGAGGACAAGGCATTAGAGTTTGAGAGAGTGTTTAAGTAAGTGCAGAGGTTTTGTTTGGAGTTTACTAGTTGTTGTGTAGGGATGTCTGGTTTTTGTTTGCAGTTCTGTAGTCTCTACTGCTCTTCTCTTTTCTAAGGAATATGGACACATCAACATGGAACTTCTTCCCAAAAAGACACAATTTCCTCttccaaaatcaaaacatatatcttttttttaaacaatttagaCGGTGAAACGACCGCTTACATTACATATCTTTCTCGTGTAAGAATCATTTCAGTATACAAGTAAATGATGGAAACATTTCTACTagtataaaattagaaatgatAAATCAATAGTatgatgtaagatctcacattgattgaaaatgataacgatacattttttataagaacgTGAAAACATCTTTCTAGTAAACGTGTTTTTAGACTATGAACGTAACACGTCAAAGccgacaatatctgctagcggtgacttagaatgttataaatggtatcaatcAGACACTAGACgatatgccaacgaggagaTTGGCTTCCAAgaaggtgaattgtgagacaccatattggttggagagaagaacaaatcaTCTATAAGGATGTTAAAACCTCTCCCCAATAGATGAAGAATAAATCATCTATAAGGATGTTataacctctccctaatagatgtgttttaaaactgtgaggttgataaTGATACgtaatgaagcatttcttgtaagagtatggaaacttctccctaatagtaGTTCTATTGTCCAAGTCTCACTAGGAGACTTTTCGCATTCTAGAAAGAGTTTCAACAAGTCCACAGTGAACATGAAAGTGGTTTCCCACCAGACGGTTATTTCACGTTTTAAGACTGTGAGATTGACAGGAATGCGTCATGGTCAAGTCATTTTCAAGCCTCTAATACTTGCGAAACAAAGAGATCATGTTACAATCTAGGATGTACTTAACAAGGTAGATACAACTTACACTGAATAACTAGGATGTACTTAACAAGGTAGATACAACTTACACTGAATAACTACAGCATCGCCAACAAGAGTGTCCCTAATTCTTCATCTATCACAGTAGTTCATATTCCAGGAAGCTATTGACActtaaaaacatgaaaatgtgACATTTACATTACCCAACATACATTATTTCGCTATGTATTTGCATTGAACTAAAGGAGTCATATATGAAAGTGAATGCAGAAACAAAACAGTAGGCTCTAGATATTCACCTAGCTTTTCTTCCGCAATGTAACCAAGTCCATGGCAGCACCATATTTTCCATGCAGAGCCTCTGCACACCAGCCATGCCCGTCGTCGACAGTCGGCATCTTGACTTCCATGAAAGGGGTTGCAGGGTGTTGAACACCTGGGAGTCTTGCCCCAGCTAGAACTCTAAGCATATTTGAGGAGTCAATGTCCATACAGATAGTAATTTCAGGGATTCCTTTGGGTGCTGGTGGAATTCCAATGATTTTGAAATAGCCAAGTAGATGATTTTCTTCTGCTCTCGTCTCTTCGCCTTCATATACAACAATCAGGGCCTCGCTTTGATTGTCTTTTACAGTTGTGAAAACCAACTCCTTGCGTGCTGGCATTGTAGTGTTCTTGGGAATAATTGGAATGAAGCTGTTTCCATCGGCTCGAATTCCGATGGCGAGAGGGGTTGCTTGGATGCTAAGGAGATCTAAACTTCCGAACGGATCGGCAATGCCTGATGCTACTGCACCTTCTAAAGCTGCCCCAGAAACAGCAGCTTCTAAAGGATTCATTCCTTCATAAAGTGccttctttttgctttttccCATCAGAAGATTTCTGATCTTCGGTATGTTCGAACATCCACCGACTACAACGACATCGCTCAAATCTTCAATCCCTACTCTTGCATCATGTAAGCATAGATTAACAAGGTTCTCACATTTCTCAAACACCTCGCTATTCACCATCTCGAACTCCTCCCGGCTTAGAACCTTGCATAACTTCGACCCATTTCCCAAGTTCACATCGATTTGAACACTCGACTGGAATGAAAGCTTGTGGATAGCATCTTGGGTCGCAACTCGGAGTAACCCCATCCTTCTGATCTCATCGATTCCACGGTGTGAAAATATAGATTCCGCATTTGGCAAAAGATACTTCATGGTATTTTGAAGTAGATCTTCACCTCCAATAGGACTTCCAGCCAGGGCTTTGATCTGTGACACTCCTCCCCCTGTGGCTGATACAGCAACATCACAATATCCAGCTCCCATGTTGAAAATAAGGGCGATCTTTTCACTTCCACTGCCCATGTTCTCATGGGCAgcctgctgctgctgttgttgGGCATACAATAAAGCTACTGCTGTTGGTTCAGGCATCAACCTGACTTGAAGGCCAGCCATCGCACAAGCCCGTTCCACCCGAGTAAGCTGAAATCGGCTGAACGAAACCGGAATTGttaaaacaacatttctaATTGGCCGCTTCAGTTGATGTTCAGCCATCATTTTCAGTTCAACAAGAAAGATTGCCAGAACTTCTTCAGGAGTGGTAGATCTCCATACATTATTCACCAAAGCTGCAACAAATGGACGAACACCAATGTCCAAAGTTTGCACTAGAAAAGGAAGGCTCTTGCTTGCATGAACAACTGGGTCAGTGTCAACTCTTCCAATCAAGCGTTTCATATTGAAAATTGCAGCACCAGATAGCATGTCATACTCCTGACTTAGCTCATTAATAACTCCACCAGAAGGAGTGTCATCCTTGAAGGTGACATATGATCTCATAATCTTCTGATTTCTAGTGTTCTTAAGAAGCTCAACCTGAGATCCATTCCAGACTGCAATACTACACTGTGAAGTACCAATATCAATTCCAACATCAATTTCCGGAAAGATTGATGCTGATCTATCCTCCCCAGTGGTTTCACTATCAGAAGCTACAGTGTATATTGGTTCGGCCATAATCTGCATTTTGATCAATATAAAGCTCTAGCTATACACTGAACTAACGGGTAAGGAATAGATAACCAAGAACTCAGCCCCttaaaatgagtttaaatTCCACTGAATCATCTTTAAAACACTTCAAAAAGAACACACAGAAACGCTTCTACAGATTTTGGACAAAATCAGGTTGATTCAATCACTTCAAAGCGTGTTATAGTTTATAAACACAAACAATATCATGTGTAAACTTGTCTATAAGTCttcaattttccaacatcTAAACTCAGTTCTCGTATAGGGCTAATAGACCAAAACTCCGCAAATAGACAGATTggaaattacataaaattcatataaacaaGATCAACTACAATCTATCTCTTAATCCAATTCTCAATACTATTACAACATTTCCAATATAAACAGAGCAGCAAGATTTCAAAATATCACTACATTCAATCTCTTAATAAGACGAATTAAAAGTATAATGAATCAAACTGATTTGACAAAAGCACAAACAGATTGGAAATTACGAACTGGCGCgaagcaaatcaaagaacaagaCGTACCTAGTTCCGTGAAAACCAATTgaggaaagaaaatagaattacCAGAAGCAGCAACGATCAAAATGGTTGAACCGAGCAAGCAGGTTGCAGAATGAACAAGAAGACAGAGATTCCGGCAGCAGATAGAAGCAAGGAAAAGAGCAGTGAGAAGAGTGTTAGAAGCTACGAGAGGAATCGGTGAAGAAGGAACTGGAAAGCGAAGGTTCATTTATAGAACCCATTGAAAGAAGGGTTGATCGTCTTCTAGAGCTTCCTAGAGAAGGGAAAAAGACacaattttggattttaaagAAGGGGCAAAACGATGGCtgaaaatattgttaattttttaaatcaataaataatacaaactaattgataaaaacaatcaaaattaaactCTTAAATGGTCGGTAGCCCACGTGGCAAGGCCCAACACTTGTCCCTGTTGGGCTGACTTGACCCAGGCCCaatctgaaaaaaaattaattttaaaatatggataaatggtttttgagttttgaaaaatgaacGGCTacgattatttttttagtacgaaattgtccaatttttttataaaaaatctttagaaaacatcaaatatttgtatttaaggaattacaaaaagtaaaataataataaataaaataaatttaaaaaatctgaAAACGGCGGATCCTACTCCTCTTCAAGTTGTTTCATATGAGTGTGATACAAGAGAATCTCTAAGCTTCTGTTCTTCAACCACCAAAGTATTTAGCTATTGAAAAATCGCGTTCTATGTTCATAATTGtttcaaaagattttaaaaagaaagttgtTGAGATTTAACATACTTTCGAGATCATAGTTAAGGATGGAAAAGTGTGTGTTCATATTATTTGcccaatttgttttttttttttttgggtaatatTTTCCTATTTTGTGCAACAACCTCCATCTTCAAAACTGATTATTTTTGCAAAGCATAATTATGAAGTAGAAAAAAGAGATCAGAAAGTGAAGAGTAAGTTAGAGGTGGTCAACAAGAAATTGTAGTTAAATGATTTTGacagtttttattatttattttaatagatcTGATTCGTCTATGTGtttctaaattcattcaaatcaaatcaaaacccacaaaatctctctttctctttccttccaaGAAATATCGAaatcagttggagaagagaacgaaacatttcttataacagtatggaaacattttcctcgCATACACgttctaaaaccgtgaggctgacggcgatatatgccaaagcagacaatatctattagcggtggatttgagctgttacaaacgGTATCAGAATCAaacattgggcggtgtgcccAGCGAAAACGCTGAGCCCccaatgggggtggattgtgagatcgcacatcgattagagagaagaacgaaacatctcttataaaggtgtggaaaatATCTttctagcaaacgcgttttaaaaccatgaagctgAAGCAAATATTATCTGCTAGCCGTGGACTTAGATGGTCACCGACTTTACTCTTGTTGTTAAAGCTAAAAGGTTTCTagagagggagaaaaaaaaaagagagagagagagatgggagTTGGGAAAACAAGGTTGAGGCACACTTCTAAGGCACCCAATTGGGGAGTAAAGGATATGAGGAGGTGTGGGGATAGGATCCCTTGTTGGGGACTCCATTTCAAAAGGCTTTAtacattattttcttcaatcaaaAGAGATATCCAAAACGGGAAAGGCCACAAAAACAATGATCAGACTCTCAAAACTCTTAAGATGGGGTTTTAATTCGAAGGGATTTCAGGGAAGTGTGTGAAGCACAGCAGATTGGTGGTGAAAGAAGGCTTCTTCTACTACAAGGAACAAAAGTGGTTGACAAAGACATTTTACCATGAACCATATGAGAAAATGCATGGTTTGTTGAATAAATGAATGGAACAAAAATGCCACAAAATCCCTCTTTCTTGTCTAagctaaaagaaaagaaaagaaaagaaaagaaaagaaaagaaaagaaaaccaaaaacaaattcatacCTTTGCTCTTTCTCTTACCCTCTGCCATGAGCTGAAAGGAATGGGGTGGCTCCAATCCTTCTTCTCCCCATTGAAGAAGCTCTGGTTTCGACTCCATTCTTCGTCGAAAAAACGCAAGTCACCTCCCCTTTTCGAGCTTGCTTTCGTCGCTTAcattctctgtttttttgtttagccTGCATTTCTGCACCCTTCTTCTGTTGCTTCCTTTCGCCCTGCAATGACAgcattttcatattctttcacATGAAAATTGTGCAGATAATTGTGCAGAAAAGAATCTTTTCAACACCCTTCTAagttttttcatattttctggGTTCTTTAATGCAGGAAGAGGGATATATATTCTGTATGAGGATGTCAAATCATGTCCCTGTGAAGATGTGCATGTGCTTTGGTCAATATTAGTGGAATCACACACTTCATTTCCACCAAAACAATGAAGCTTTCAACCTCCTAAACACAGTTTCCCCAGCAAtgtacataaaatatttataatgcTTTACATACTGAAGGGGTGAAAAATGAATGCCCAGAAATAAAAGTTTACCTTCAccattttcaccatttttctctcttctgtCTAATTTTTTGTGTAGCTTCTTACAGTAGTTGCTTTGTCCATTTCAGCAGTTGTAGTGGCAGTTGAATTCTAAATTCTATACCTTCAAGGTTGATTCTGATAATGACATGAGACAACTATTGAATAGATGAGAATAATGGTTCGATTATATTCACTCTTTCCTTCATAAATCCTGTAGACTTAAAGACTCTAGGCTTGCTATTTAGACATTTGAAATGggggaaaaaagaatagagaaATAAAGAGAGCCACAAAAATGATGAATCTGGTTGTGATAAAAACCCCTAATCTGATAAAGTGGCATTTGCTTCATGATATGGTAAGTAAGATGGTAAGGTTGTTCACTAATCCAAATCTACCGAATGACTGATATTACCAACAAGTGACTTGTGAACCTAATGGGAGGTTTAGCTCACAACTTCAAACCTTATTGAAACTAAACAACAATCAAAGAACATTATTAGAGATGCCACAAGgtaatgaaataaagaaagactCTTTCTTCAAGTTTCTGTCACATTgagtaatatttttaatagaatcAGTTAACAGTAAGCCTTCCATAGTTTTTCTGCTAAACAATTTTCAGACCAGATTTACATTTTACATGACATAAAGACCTTCTCTCTGAAAGCACGAATCGGTGGCCATTCAATAAGAAACTACTCGGCTCGAAGTTTGACCATCTAACAAAATGCCTAAACCTGCAAagaataaacataatttttttagtaacaCGTGCtttcataatgttttgttcagCCTCAGAGGGGAAAAAAACCTTAACACTCAATGTTGTACCATACTTCAATATGATAGAATACCAGATGTGTTATGGCTCCTATAGTGCACGTGCAACGTATTGAGTGTTCAGTTCAGTCAGGACTTTCCTAATCCCCATAGAAAACACAGGTTTCCTAGCATTCAGTGAAGATTGGTACACAGAATACTAAGAGGACGCCAACATTCTTTTGACTAATTTTAGATACCATGTCTAGAGTTCAACATAAATTAGTTAGCATAAAGGTGCTGCAGAAATTATCAATTGGTTACAATTCAGCTGCCTAATGTGTCAGTACCTTCAAAGAGGCAGAAAGGATAATGAACTTCTCTTATCACAAGCAATAACATGAATCTGTTTACATGAAGGTAATCGAATACTAAATATTTCTATGATTGGGAAAGAAAAGCTGTTTACATGATCTAATAAGTTTCTATAACATGAACATCGATAGCTCTGAGAGGGAGGAGGAAGGGGGTGGGGAATTggtaagaggaaaaaaaagaaaaaatcaaatgagaCCGCGAAAGATACTTATGACACGTGAACTGAGACTGTATGGCTCCTGTGTGCTTATGGCTATCTTCTTATtgatattaaaacaaaatgaagttCGTAAAACTTTTAAGTGGCATTACCAGAAACCAAACGAAATTATAAAGCAGATGGTGATGGCCGAGCAACCACACCAGGCAACCAGGCTTCCAAAAAGTTTTCACAGTCTATCTCCGCACGAGACAGGGCAGCAAGAGGAGTGACAGTAATCTGTATGGAATCATGAGCTTCTAGTTAATGACGGCATATCTTCCATAATGGTAAGTTTTAGTTTGTAAGGAAAATGATACACACATAGCCTTCTTGTAGATATTTGAAATCTGTATCTTCATCAGCAACAGCAGCACTTATTACCTACAAAGATAATAACTTACATTAACATTTACAAATACAAAGTTCTATTCGATAATAAGCCAGGAACCATGAAACAAAACAATCATCAAAtcatccaaaataaaataattccaaCGGGAAGGCAAATGAATATGACCTGATTGTTATATAGTACAAAGTACGAGAaacctaaaaaagaataatctCAGTactttaaatgtttttattaatggGTTATAACACTGTTGTAtttaaacaataaatgaaTGGAAGGGTAcacaaaaacaatatatatatttttggacTCTCTAGGACTGATTGTTGGAAAGTTTGAGTTACTCTAATTGGCTAATTGGAAGTTGAAGCTACCTCCAACAAGTCTAATGTCCTTTCCATTTTTCGTTTAGATACAATTTTGCAGAAGCGAATAAAAAGATACGAGAAGATTGTAGAGTTCGAACGTAATAGTGGAGCAGTGTCTTTAGAGTGCTCTGAACCAGAAGATATCAATATTGCTGTCtcttttaatgaaataatttggATAGAGAGGCAGAGAACCAACCTGCCTCGTGAACAGCTCGGATGATTCACTTGACATATTACATTCCACTGACGACGTTGAGTCCATCGTCATAGTTGACAACATTTTACCTCCTTGAGAGTCAGAAGTAACTCTTATCCAGCCCATTTTAGATATGCATCGGCCTTGCTTAGTTACCTTATAACCCTAAATAATGcccacgaaaaaaaaaatccagaaGGGTTACTGTTAATCACCTCTTTCATAACATGGAAGTATAATACATTCTACAGCATAACTCAATACGAAATAGAATGATGTTCATTAGgtgttaaatatttattacccTATGATTAGCAATATCTGTTGGGAAATCGATATTCAAGAAACAATTCCGTGGAAAAGTTTGAGCCTTGACGCCAACTAACATTGCACTTATTATGGGCAAGCAAGCCTCGGCAGCAAGCGTGTAGTCTTCTATATTGCTCCTACCTCCAATCCTGAAGCAACATAACAAGAAAAGGCAAATGAGTAAggatttataaaaattaataatacgGATAATAATGAGATAGACTGATAATTAAGATGATCGAGAAAATTTCCAACCAAGATAACAGTCCATTTACTGCTCTACAAATCGaaacctttcttcttctttttttctcttttaagaaAGGATCCTAtctcaattttctcttttaagaaAGGATCCTAtctcaattttctcttttaagaaAGGATCCTATCTCAATAGATTTTATGTAACAATTAAATGATTCAAGTCTAACAATAATGGAAATCTTTAGGCATACCACTCATAAGATAAGGAAGCAGAAGGAATGTCTTTAAAAAAGGCTTCTCGAGCACCAGCTACTGTCCCAGAATACACACTGCAGTTCAAATGAAAGACTGCATCAATAAAGTTACTAAATCCTTCCAACCACGCATGGGGAATTTTCTATATTGATCAAATAAGATTGACTGGTACCTACTTAGATAACCAAAACAGCTAcaaggaaaaatatttattagtctGTTTTGTCCCAAAACTTTGGGGATTAATATTTCCAGATGCTTCAATGAGCTTGACTTCTTGTAGCAAAAAGGTTGATTACTTCACTATTCTATTTAAGAGCACATTTTACTCGTTAGTCATATAATTATGAGAGCTCTAATGACTTCGACGTGAGTTGATACTAAGTGTACGCTTTTCTTGCCAACACAATGGACAAGTAAACATGCATGTTGAGTAGGGAGTACATATTTGATGCTTTAATATCATTGATAGCGgaactttaaaaatagttCAGTAAGGGGAAGTCCGTAAAGATTTGTCACTAACACATGATAACCGCAGTTGCTACCCATGTTTATGCCACTGAGTACCTGCAATAAAAGTACAACACATAAATAGGCaggaagagagaaataaatttCAACTTGTATGCACCAACTTCATCAGCGATAACAATATGAGATGCGGTAGCATTCAACATAAAGTAGTTATTTGACTAAATAGTCCACATTTACAATTACAGATAAACATTGGGATGAGAAATGTCACTTCTTAGCCCTTATAAATCCCATCTTCTTGTCAGGTTATCCTCACGTCAAGTATGTTAAAGTGAATAAAGCACAAATAGCTTAATAGGAAAATATACTACGGCCAAACCGTGCAAATAAGGGAAAAAGAACGACCAGATCCGGAATTGAAGGAAAGAGAGCTTTGGATACTCCCAAAGAAGTACAATCGGCCGGAGTTCCTGCAGAAGCACGAAAGCTAAAAACCTTAGTAAGCCACTGGAAGCAATTTCGGACATCAGCTAGAATTAAGTTCAAGTCAATGATAATTGGTTTAAACGAGAAACCCTTCAAGATTTTCATTACAAACCCATAACTTCAAGTTAAATCCATTCAGTTCAAGTGAATATATGCTAGATTATTACTGGATGAACAGACAAGAAATTGGAGATTGGACTAaagaaaatatcttaatatacATTAATGGTCCTTATATATTGGCAATGCCCCATTTGAGCATAATCACTGCAAATGTTTCTACCCTCCATCATTCTATCACTCCACTATAGCATCATAGCTTTGCTATTAGCACTAACATTGTTGTGCTTATATATAGAACATAAGAAATTAGACATTTCAAAGAACTAACCATCAGCGATTTCCGGTTATAGGCCGATTACCGAATTACATTTCCTAAAACTTCTAACGAACCAAATATTTCCAGATAAGGTAGAATAGCTAAGAATCGAACAATCAGTCCACTTCCATTTCCAGGAAAGGTACAGATTTCAAATGAGAGAATAAAAACATACCAGAAACGGCATAAGAAGTGGTTCCTTCAATAGCCACTCTCTTAACAGAAATAGGATGGCGCCAAGTAATAGACTGACTAACAGCTGACTTTTCCCTGTGTAATGCAAGAACAACTTCacaacatcaaatatatataaaatcatatatactgtaaaataaaacaaaccgAAGCTAGTGATTTTAGCTAATATCTTACGACTTATGACCCAATCCTATCATATTGATTAAGAAGTAAGAACAGCCGATAAAATAGTTACTTATATCTCAATTCACACGATCCAACGGCTATCAACATtctaaaagaaagaaattagtgGAACCACTTGAGAAATGGAAAACACAACAAacgaacaaacaaaatttcaccAACTAAAATACACACCCCTGTTACAATAGGTTATGATCATAAGCTTCAAACAGAAACACTCgaaaattggaaaaagaagagagcGAGAGGACGAAAAGAGACAAGAAGCGTA is part of the Cucurbita pepo subsp. pepo cultivar mu-cu-16 chromosome LG03, ASM280686v2, whole genome shotgun sequence genome and encodes:
- the LOC111790081 gene encoding phosphatidylinositol transfer protein 3-like, with translation MGKNDQRVEAVLELLRKQAPLSVKQEKFCCTACVERFLKAKGDHVKKAAKSLRACLSWRDSFGIDNLIADEFSAELTDGVAYVAGHDQDSRPILIFRIKQDYPKLRSQKMFTRLVVFTLEVAIGTMPKNVHQMIILFDASFFRSASAFLNLFLPTLKLVADFYPGRLHSAFLIDPPALFSYLWKGVRPFVELSTVTMIISSLDFEDSLDFSDFAAYPRASSLRFDQSTAKIGSSASSRFSFTVSHHFDSLKPWYLSLTDTSASKVGPTSPSPLGPALISPLNARSLSFASPAARMPRGVINDGSSYSSRLTRKSLFPSTPLPPKSAPMDGNGKKVNQPKTPRPSFLQSPAVFFRRECHVSKTEKNREAFRPLLKFYRRPYDEMIYRSKMRPPLGGLISIVTPNIRRRHVSMSQRF
- the LOC111790784 gene encoding heat shock 70 kDa protein 8 isoform X1, encoding MQIMAEPIYTVASDSETTGEDRSASIFPEIDVGIDIGTSQCSIAVWNGSQVELLKNTRNQKIMRSYVTFKDDTPSGGVINELSQEYDMLSGAAIFNMKRLIGRVDTDPVVHASKSLPFLVQTLDIGVRPFVAALVNNVWRSTTPEEVLAIFLVELKMMAEHQLKRPIRNVVLTIPVSFSRFQLTRVERACAMAGLQVRLMPEPTAVALLYAQQQQQQAAHENMGSGSEKIALIFNMGAGYCDVAVSATGGGVSQIKALAGSPIGGEDLLQNTMKYLLPNAESIFSHRGIDEIRRMGLLRVATQDAIHKLSFQSSVQIDVNLGNGSKLCKVLSREEFEMVNSEVFEKCENLVNLCLHDARVGIEDLSDVVVVGGCSNIPKIRNLLMGKSKKKALYEGMNPLEAAVSGAALEGAVASGIADPFGSLDLLSIQATPLAIGIRADGNSFIPIIPKNTTMPARKELVFTTVKDNQSEALIVVYEGEETRAEENHLLGYFKIIGIPPAPKGIPEITICMDIDSSNMLRVLAGARLPGVQHPATPFMEVKMPTVDDGHGWCAEALHGKYGAAMDLVTLRKKS
- the LOC111790784 gene encoding heat shock 70 kDa protein 8 isoform X2, whose protein sequence is MAEPIYTVASDSETTGEDRSASIFPEIDVGIDIGTSQCSIAVWNGSQVELLKNTRNQKIMRSYVTFKDDTPSGGVINELSQEYDMLSGAAIFNMKRLIGRVDTDPVVHASKSLPFLVQTLDIGVRPFVAALVNNVWRSTTPEEVLAIFLVELKMMAEHQLKRPIRNVVLTIPVSFSRFQLTRVERACAMAGLQVRLMPEPTAVALLYAQQQQQQAAHENMGSGSEKIALIFNMGAGYCDVAVSATGGGVSQIKALAGSPIGGEDLLQNTMKYLLPNAESIFSHRGIDEIRRMGLLRVATQDAIHKLSFQSSVQIDVNLGNGSKLCKVLSREEFEMVNSEVFEKCENLVNLCLHDARVGIEDLSDVVVVGGCSNIPKIRNLLMGKSKKKALYEGMNPLEAAVSGAALEGAVASGIADPFGSLDLLSIQATPLAIGIRADGNSFIPIIPKNTTMPARKELVFTTVKDNQSEALIVVYEGEETRAEENHLLGYFKIIGIPPAPKGIPEITICMDIDSSNMLRVLAGARLPGVQHPATPFMEVKMPTVDDGHGWCAEALHGKYGAAMDLVTLRKKS
- the LOC111791669 gene encoding uncharacterized protein LOC111791669 yields the protein MEVSTVDSDSRPTIMITNDDGIDAPGLRALVRVLVSTQLYNVLVCAPDSEKSAVSQSITWRHPISVKRVAIEGTTSYAVSGTPADCTSLGVSKALFPSIPDLVLSGINMGSNCGYHVVYSGTVAGAREAFFKDIPSASLSYEWIGGRSNIEDYTLAAEACLPIISAMLVGVKAQTFPRNCFLNIDFPTDIANHRGYKVTKQGRCISKMGWIRVTSDSQGGKMLSTMTMDSTSSVECNMSSESSELFTRQVISAAVADEDTDFKYLQEGYITVTPLAALSRAEIDCENFLEAWLPGVVARPSPSAL